The following are encoded in a window of Torulaspora globosa chromosome 4, complete sequence genomic DNA:
- a CDS encoding uncharacterized protein (HMRa2), which yields MVSAVECTLPKTSDVDNGSKDFLFLRTEDKKQANSIKYKFVGQRVCETSKLAEFSLSDEASTKAGSSTHAIGRPRNCFIIMRTLVHSVVLRCLKRCDISSLTHVSAITSQLWGKNDGIFQLYFELLSQLEEHWHLNIYPEYRYHKVNKISRQLENKLVYQNMLNRMRFFTASSLSSKLEGILSSARASAADTAADAPAAPGVPLAADPVGSTYAYSSLSSYQDGVNHQLPSRQQNRPVTSSVEPATNRQLGQQQDPANVPDRNPFKTHHDRCFRPKSMKSDTKRVRKQRCTVKMQGNMCDRIKLGSEKKERRATAHPSKRLKVSGVTSTGGCRSPKRDTKSLCPITIGQKEDPCEMALDPSLSVEKYGSFISQHNQATGSPLRGDPSRCDVSSTALASVHASAKNMSSLGFDSSSLHSKLRCMVGTKQHLEVQDLYV from the coding sequence ATGGTTTCGGCAGTTGAATGCACATTGCCAAAGACCAGCGACGTCGATAACGGTTCGAAGGACTTTTTATTTCTCAGGACGGAAGATAAGAAACAAGCGAACTCGATTAAATATAAGTTTGTGGGCCAAAGAGTATGCGAAACCAGCAAACTGGCTGAGTTTAGCCTCTCAGATGAAGCAAGCACCAAGGCGGGTTCTTCGACACACGCTATAGGAAGGCCACGCAACtgtttcatcatcatgCGTACACTAGTCCATAGTGTAGTGCTGAGGTGTCTCAAGAGATGCgatatttcttcactgACTCACGTATCTGCAATCACTTCACAACTATGGGGGAAGAATGATGGAATATTTCAGCTATactttgagcttctttcacaatTAGAAGAGCACTGGCATCTAAACATTTATCCTGAGTATCGTTACCATAAAGTCAATAAAATAAGTCGGCAACTGGAGAATAAGCTCGTGTATCAGAATATGTTAAATCGGATGCGCTTTTTTACAGCATCTTCGCTGTCATCGAAATTGGAAGGTATTCTAAGCTCCGCACgtgcttctgctgcggaTACTGCCGCTGATGCCCCTGCTGCTCCAGGTGTTCCCCTTGCCGCCGATCCGGTCGGTTCCACCTATGCCTACTCTTCGTTGTCCTCTTATCAAGATGGCGTAAACCATCAACTTCCTTCTCGCCAACAAAACCGCCCGGTGACAAGTAGTGTCGAGCCAGCTACAAATCGACAGCTCGGGCAACAACAAGATCCAGCAAACGTCCCAGACCGCAATCCCTTCAAGACACATCACGACAGATGCTTCAGGCCCAAGAGCATGAAGAGTGATACTAAGAGAGTCCGCAAGCAGAGGTGTACGGTAAAGATGCAGGGTAACATGTGTGATCGGATCAAGCTTGGCtcggaaaagaaggaacgCCGTGCTACCGCGCACCCTTCGAAGAGACTGAAAGTATCCGGAGTTACCAGTACCGGTGGTTGCAGATCACCGAAGAGGGATACAAAATCTCTATGTCCTATAACCATTggacagaaagaagatccttGTGAGATGGCATTGGATCCTTCTTTATCGGTTGAGAAGTACGGCTCATTCATTTCCCAGCATAACCAAGCAACCGGTTCGCCTCTTCGAGGCGACCCGAGTCGTTGCGACGTCTCATCCACCGCTTTGGCGTCTGTGCATGCCAGCGCCAAGAACATGAGTTCCCTCGGCTTCGATTCCAGCTCATTGCACTCGAAGCTGCGGTGTATGGTTGGCACCAAGCAGCATCTGGAAGTACAAGATCTTTATGTTTAA
- the LRG1 gene encoding GTPase-activating protein LRG1 (ancestral locus Anc_2.2), giving the protein MQVSPEAGEYRGRQTVGQDGTASAQTKSYKKICARCRRPITQSNKNGKTTLKALGKYYHEDCFTCNDCGSLLKPKYFPYEVENGETILLCQYDYFKRHNLLCFVCDKPLRGLYYTAFGERYDEEHFSCTICAAPCGVKKCFMYQNKLYCKYHFLKYFSKRCSGCNYPISDQYIEFPKGDEVHCWHPECYGIHKYWHVNLSADTLGLPSFPKLKYQEGASLSNPTPKELDKQMHAFSSILSRTWSVLYRFEEETACCISDMFQYLASFDQIKGINSTALFVLKIECLFKAIGTFDIRDKDRSPPNDPQNSASQIQDINNSSESVSLKYSKFPRNLSTKIMIYLQLLRKLNAEDSKVNVSSFMPVITGLTHFLKLLTRYGLYNALEKNKAGRSMTPLMKFLREVERNEIYEKDPFNYIDLPINATDNCTACGKYIQEDCIQFHENRWHISCFTCSQCQKSIEPRDIADATYNKTLKHAICPRCSVGDPASVPGFKYVTKLAQLIFLLKIALIRSKAVMETQMRTRLNKSSEKMDSTSVSMQQTYIRTLNDIKRLKSRRECVRVTHDKQQARKSVVLETGEHDVNKVQPCQNGNLVIHTDPPVSSENAGHDNVFTDTKTLTLDDISRIVAAEHARELRPNAFTHFKRIRETDSDTISVVAKKSGIYYSELTKSDMILLQMISLSLLTLDQRIIAKDVDVSKLIPPPLKTEKSPPSNGFWYRMKYMMNKEPKKVTPVKVFGTPLDSLTSKWGVDSELGIGPVKIKIPIIVDELISTLRQMDMSVEGIFRKNGNIKRLKKLTNEIDSNPGVMPDLSKENAIQLSALLKKYVRELPDPLLTSELYNIWINAAKLEGESEKQRVISLVYCMLPMHNRNVLEVLLSFLCWTASFSHIENEMGSKMDIHNLSTVITPNVLYLPDSTVPKVTISEVSDTYDDAFAHNEGENYFLAIEMIDYLITHNEDMGMVPKFLMALLKEIKDDNICNYDLVKDFITKKYNSRNIDFSEFEVQRNIEMKHSTSLVTQGEVLK; this is encoded by the coding sequence ATGCAAGTCTCGCCCGAGGCAGGCGAGTACCGGGGACGGCAAACTGTGGGACAGGATGGTACAGCTTCAGCCCAAACGAAGAGCTATAAGAAGATATGTGCGAGATGTCGAAGACCTATCACACAGAGTAATAAAAATGGAAAGACGACATTGAAGGCATTGGGGAAATACTACCATGAGGATTGCTTTACATGCAATGACTGTGGGAGCCTTTTGAAGCCCAAATACTTTCCTTACGAGGTAGAAAACGGGGAGACGATTTTGCTTTGTCAGTATGATTACTTCAAACGGCACAATCTGCTGTGTTTCGTTTGCGATAAGCCTTTAAGAGGGCTGTACTACACCGCATTTGGAGAGAGGTACGATGAGGAGCATTTTTCGTGTACCATATGTGCAGCACCCTGTGGTGTGAAGAAATGCTTTATGTACCAGAACAAACTGTATTGCAAATATCACTTCCTGAAATATTTCTCGAAACGATGCAGCGGTTGCAATTATCCTATATCGGACCAGTATATTGAGTTTCCGAAAGGTGACGAAGTGCATTGCTGGCATCCGGAGTGCTATGGGATTCATAAATATTGGCATGTCAATCTGTCTGCGGATACCTTAGGTTTACCTAGCTTCCCAAAGCTTAAATACCAGGAAGGGGCCTCCTTATCAAATCCAACGCCCAAAGAGCTTGACAAGCAAATGCATGCTTTTAGTTCGATTTTATCAAGGACTTGGTCAGTGCTATACAGATTTGAGGAAGAGACGGCTTGCTGTATATCTGACATGTTCCAGTACTTGGCGAGTTTCGATCAAATAAAGGGAATCAACTCAACAGCTCTCTTTGTGCTTAAAATCGAGTGCTTATTCAAAGCTATTGGAACATTTGACATTCGCGACAAAGATCGATCGCCACCGAATGACCCTCAGAATTCTGCTTCGCAAATTCAAGATATCAATAATAGTTCGGAGAGTGTCAGCCTCAAGTATAGCAAATTCCCAAGAAATTTATCCACGAAAATCATGATATATTTACAGCTTCTACGGAAATTGAATGCTGAAGATTCAAAAGTCAACGTTTCTTCCTTCATGCCGGTCATTACCGGACTTACtcattttttgaaactcCTAACGAGATACGGATTGTATAATGCATTGGAAAAGAATAAAGCCGGACGCTCGATGACACCCTTAATGAAATTTTTGCGAGAGGTTGAGAGAAATGAAATCTACGAGAAAGATCCCTTCAATTACATTGATCTACCGATTAATGCTACGGACAACTGTACAGCATGTGGGAAATATATTCAAGAAGATTGCATACAATTTCATGAGAATAGATGGCATATAAGTTGCTTCACTTGTTCTCAATGTCAAAAAAGCATCGAGCCGCGAGATATCGCTGACGCAACCTATAACAAGACTCTCAAGCATGCTATTTGCCCTCGATGTTCAGTCGGAGATCCTGCCTCCGTACCTGGATTTAAATATGTCACAAAGCTTGCCCAATTAATCTTCCTCCTAAAGATTGCTTTAATCAGATCCAAAGCTGTAATGGAAACTCAGATGAGAACAAGGCTTAATAAATCGTCTGAGAAGATGGATAGCACATCTGTCTCTATGCAGCAGACGTACATTAGGACATTGAACGATATCAAAAGGCTCAAATCCAGGAGAGAATGTGTCCGAGTCACCCATGATAAACAACAAGCGCGAAAATCAGTTGTTCTCGAGACAGGGGAGCACGACGTGAATAAAGTACAGCCGTGTCAAAATGGAAACCTTGTCATTCACACAGATCCACCAGTATCTTCTGAAAACGCCGGTCATGATAATGTTTTTACAGACACGAAAACTTTGACTCTTGATGATATCTCACGCATTGTGGCTGCTGAGCACGCCAGGGAATTAAGACCTAACGCATTCACAcatttcaaaagaataaGAGAAACTGATAGCGATACCATCAGTGTAGTTGCGAAAAAGAGTGGAATATACTATTCGGAGTTGACCAAGAGCGACATGATCTTACTTCAAATGATCAGTCTCTCTTTGTTGACGTTAGATCAGCGAATAATAGCGAAAGATGTTGACGTGAGTAAATTGATTCCGCCTCCTCTAAAGACTGAAAAATCACCACCATCAAATGGTTTCTGGTACAGAATGAAATACATGATGAATAAGGAGCCTAAGAAGGTTACCCCTGTGAAAGTATTTGGCACACCGCTAGACTCTCTCACGTCAAAGTGGGGAGTGGATTCTGAACTGGGAATAGGACCTGTCAAAATAAAAATTCCTATCATAGTAGATGAACTGATTTCTACTCTCCGGCAGATGGATATGTCCGTCGAGGGTATTTTTCGCAAGAACGGTAACATTAAAAGACTAAAAAAGCTAACCAATGAAATTGATAGTAATCCAGGAGTTATGCCTGATTTGTCAAAAGAGAACGCTATTCAACTTTCAGCATTGCTTAAGAAATACGTCAGAGAACTTCCTGACCCACTTTTGACTTCCGAATTGTATAACATCTGGATCAATGCAGCCAAGTTGGAGGGAGAAAGTGAAAAGCAAAGAGTAATTTCTTTAGTGTACTGTATGCTACCGATGCATAACAGAAACGTGCTGGAAGTGCTTTTGTCATTTTTATGCTGGACAGCCTCTTTTTCGCATATTGAGAACGAGATGGGCTCCAAGATGGATATTCATAATCTGTCGACGGTAATAACGCCCAACGTTCTTTATTTGCCAGATAGTACTGTACCGAAAGTCACTATTAGTGAAGTATCTGACACGTATGACGATGCTTTTGCACATAATGAGGGTGAAAATTATTTTTTGGCAATTGAAATGATCGACTATTTAATAACACACAATGAGGATATGGGAATGGTTCCAAAGTTCCTGATGGCATTACTCAAGGAAATCAAGGACGATAATATTTGCAACTACGACCTTGTTAAAGACTTCATTACCAAGAAGTACAACAGCCGTAATATTGACTTTTCCGAATTTGAAGTCCAAAGAAACATAGAAATGAAGCATTCGACTTCATTAGTAACGCAAGGTGAAGTTCTCAAATAG
- a CDS encoding uncharacterized protein (DIC1 gene in HMR X region), which produces MKRYAAISLSEGYFTIIDGFLVSLCSPRVDQLAIGQTLSHESKEKIRCLVSLYKPDMVLKMERMSSNFYITGHSLLFELAKDKVYVHFVRTKGKYYCRKTDPKSATHVALEIRVARRRGPRRPRYVVYEMPLEQSPAFAAVIQQQSRDLARIDSPKMKGAFGLSATGNDTAKADIKLLSEKELLECVRNPVSPRIIEQVPGMSQETRRQTSDRFRNILLKFCERQSMHKLEKMKKVLLEFPDRSHEISELYRDGARQIVKNLTLASERVFPAFLDRIVDGDAGSEKISDRFVIVDRLLIDLRSRMVINPEGANFLNTATVEEKARLSKHRLMSWAAVESAKEPMVIRTQRLFDVIDHTLKEFRAGAKNSSKETSADGLPNPFVWRQIMLHFENLGSKCVIMESVRETAGSTPEGKFLESSKLPPGTDGSISFVDLTERFKRFCSYEEQLALYVETVGLLVGRKFM; this is translated from the coding sequence ATGAAGAGGTATGCGGCGATATCTCTGTCAGAAGGTTATTTTACCATTATTGACGGCTTTCTGGTGAGCCTTTGTTCTCCGAGGGTTGACCAGCTCGCCATAGGCCAGACCCTTTCTCATGAATCAAAGGAGAAGATTCGGTGTTTGGTGAGCTTGTACAAACCCGACATGGTCCTGAAGATGGAGCGCATGAGTTCGAATTTCTACATCACGGGACACAGCTTACTTTTTGAGCTTGCTAAGGACAAGGTGTACGTCCATTTTGTGAGAACTAAAGGGAAATATTATTGCCGGAAAACCGATCCTAAAAGCGCAACTCACGTTGCCCTGGAGATAAGAGTGGCAAGGAGGAGAGGTCCACGACGCCCAAGATATGTTGTATACGAGATGCCATTGGAGCAGAGCCCTGCTTTTGCGGCGGTAATCCAGCAGCAGTCCAGGGACTTGGCTAGAATAGATAGCCCGAAAATGAAGGGTGCTTTTGGGCTAAGTGCTACAGGAAATGATACGGCGAAAGCAGacatcaagcttctcagtgagaaagagcttttgGAATGCGTAAGGAACCCTGTCAGCCCCAGAATAATCGAGCAGGTTCCTGGAATGTCgcaagaaacaagaagGCAGACATCTGATCGCTTTCGGAACATCTTATTGAAATTCTGCGAGCGTCAAAGCATGCATAAGCTcgagaagatgaaaaaagTGCTCCTTGAGTTTCCCGACCGATCCCATGAAATAAGTGAATTGTACAGGGATGGCGCGAGGCAGATTGTCAAAAATCTTACACTGGCAAGCGAAAGGGTATTTCCGGCATTCCTGGATCGAATTGTTGATGGCGACGCTGGGAGCGAGAAAATATCGGACCGCTTCGTGATCGTCGATCGACTTCTTATTGACTTACGATCCAGAATGGTAATAAACCCAGAAGGTGCCAATTTTTTAAACACCGCCACAGTCGAAGAGAAGGCACGTCTATCGAAGCACAGACTGATGAGTTGGGCAGCAGTGGAATCTGCGAAGGAGCCCATGGTAATCCGCACTCAACGATTGTTCGATGTCATCGATCATACGCTGAAGGAATTTCGCGCAGGCGCaaaaaattcttcaaaggaGACATCCGCTGACGGGCTACCAAATCCCTTTGTTTGGCGGCAGATCATGCTGCATTTCGAGAACTTGGGCAGTAAGTGTGTCATTATGGAAAGTGTGAGAGAAACGGCGGGGAGCACTCCGGAAGGTAAGTTTTTGGAGTCTTCGAAGCTGCCGCCTGGAACGGATGGCTCTATATCGTTTGTTGATCTGACGGAGCGTTTCAAACGCTTTTGTAGCTACGAAGAACAGCTAGCCCTTTATGTGGAAACTGTTGGATTATTAGTGGGAAGAAAGTTCATGTAG
- the ATG2 gene encoding Atg2p (ancestral locus Anc_2.1) — protein sequence MSSWILQNLQKRLLLYAVQQISILSNVDISNLHVSLGSSSRFTFDDLDLAVDELNIPQVTVESGTIKHLDLQLTVSGGVSIKGNGVEFVLRPVVHQHKGEPNTFSLTKSIQNLTSSIMQFSEPGAELQTEVDAAETGGGGIANSSGSISSSGEESETVPNVGTLENMRNKLLNVALSKLMISFEDLKVRFVLEDDSVVEVSLGSFDFQSEKDDLRNIALRRFTVGFAESQSACQSRKDMDSLLNSVTYTQNEAASLYMSAMESLQAEASGEKSEEELIKLIELVTWDEIEIKCQGLSSVDDLNLRDIDIHAKQLDIQLHKILALKEPVWDMLVRSAMHVNQNSEGQPTSLAGYKRFQKEQSLSEMLQKISIELGEINFHFSDLGSLSLKHLNYAIYEGERQEFEIGAVEFIGDGIVSTTSKEPILQGHFKNDEASVTLLDSLAIKLNLTVLEQFAALLQRGQQITYSLNKKMLIKKHPRRVLSHERKYHITAEPISLTLVLGEYEIRLNTEGVFSDLFPTVFRTNAITVERLSRNGNEIILRCQDVSLITSRSRVQLNYHDESLEESLLTSRFVCKIDDVIIKVAHDKLNRLIVDTEKIGEIFGKIQHESGEKVKKEHMKRSVRILQSSNIMYKNTELAIFALVVNKLTAEVRQFLNQDFGSLAINIDSIMSAVTEDGNTTAFCKRIECNRLAPDINENVIKPIKLSDADSPLVYVCRKSGGKLKVTLTNLAFTYYARWLDIFKATTKNNSSQSKQGESRNDEQLEVKVLDSSLILRPYRLNAALALVIDQLLCTGKSPFDHIKCTLKSGSLLLIDDFSSVKTLEDRHWPSLPAFYARQGFSAIGRYELMSARINSSKPAISLKLKCHNIVASLCADSAHTLTQVCIDLKYPLTFPDDQKYNYSRDQSIDTFKDIDLNFFNSSHIRQEVDSYNRGEEELIHINDDWETNEPSLNDSLSDATNQTVDVQEAYLDVVQELRTTAAHENQKPIDLNLELEIDKIMIKLFDGYDWKFTRKSISRTIDRVDQQMKAWSAEPNSTNQMSMTIFDSIYVSANASDTVDLQKRVNDEIQGEDKSPIYVRKANLHPSRHYKAAVQLDNLRLVFKAYDISDSDSNTDTSAEQVNEAVLTIHRFDIIDNVPTSTWKKFLTLLRHEQWPLDRPMVRLDLATYRPMSYLMATELTLGVEFAPLRLHIDQDALDFLIKFGEFKDSRFELIDEYPDIAFIQKFTTNSVKLKLDYKPKKVDYSGLRSGHASELMNFFILDGSNITLKGIVLYGINGFTELNAALKAVWTPDITSRQIPGVLEGFAPIKSILALGSGVKALVGSPATHSIEDGPAKGGLKKGCNVFVRTATGDFVRLGAKLAAGTQTVLENAEQMLGGDGSNGRMYKFDEPALDMNSLLEEDQLVGGSNPQVKGRRPAALVIDPSAGDEGEPKIVSLYADQPLDIHMGLEEAYHSLEKHMHLVYDVVWRTKGELRERDAGAAAAAVSVAKVAPVAIIRPLIGATEAVAKALQGISNHFDKEQIDDINDKYKSIKLKK from the coding sequence ATGTCATCCTGGATTCTCCAGAATCTCCAGAAGAGACTGCTTTTGTATGCTGTCCAACAGATATCAATCTTGTCCAACGTGGACATATCCAACTTACATGTCTCTTTGGGCTCCAGCTCGCGGTTTACGTTCGATGATCTAGATTTAGCAGTAGATGAGTTGAACATTCCTCAAGTGACAGTTGAGAGTGGTACTATCAAGCATTTAGATCTGCAACTGACCGTGTCCGGTGGCGTCAGTATTAAAGGTAACGGCGTTGAGTTTGTATTGAGACCTGTTGTCCATCAGCACAAGGGTGAGCCTAACACATTCTCGCTGACAAAGAGTATCCAGAATCTGACGAGTTCGATCATGCAGTTTTCCGAGCCAGGAGCAGAATTGCAAACTGAAGTTGATGCAGCGGAGACTGGCGGGGGCGGGATCGCAAATAGCAGTGGAAGTATCAGCAGTAGCGGCGAAGAAAGTGAGACGGTGCCAAATGTCGGGACGCTGGAGAATATGAGAaacaagctgctgaacgtTGCTCTCTCGAAGCTGATGATAAGCTTCGAAGATTTGAAGGTCAGATTTGTACTGGAAGATGACTCAGTCGTGGAAGTATCTTTGGGAAGCTTCGATTTCCAATCGGAGAAGGATGATTTGCGAAATATCGCGCTTCGACGGTTCACGGTTGGCTTTGCTGAATCCCAAAGTGCCTGTCAGTCACGCAAAGACATGGATAGCTTATTGAATAGTGTCACCTACACTCAGAATGAAGCTGCCTCTTTGTACATGAGCGCGATGGAAAGTTTGCAAGCTGAGGCAAGCGGTGAGAaaagcgaagaagagttGATAAAATTGATAGAGCTGGTTACTTGGGATGAAATAGAGATCAAATGTCAGGGCCTTTCCTCAGTTGACGACCTTAATTTACGAGACATTGATATCCACGCAAAGCAACTTGATATACAGCTACACAAAATACTGGCGCTGAAAGAACCCGTGTGGGATATGCTAGTACGGAGTGCTATGCATGTGAATCAAAATTCCGAAGGACAGCCAACCTCCTTGGCGGGTTACAAGAGGTTTCAAAAGGAGCAAAGTTTGTCGGAAATGCTCCAAAAGATTTCGATAGAATTGGGGGAAATCAACTTTCACTTTTCAGATCTTGGATCTCTTTCATTGAAGCACTTAAACTATGCGATTTATGAAGGCGAGCGGCAAGAATTCGAGATTGGTGCAGTAGAATTTATCGGAGATGGAATCGTATCAACGACGTCCAAAGAACCTATTTTACAGGGGCATTTCAAGAATGACGAAGCTTCGGTAACCTTACTGGATAGTCTAGCGATCAAGCTGAATCTAACCGTCTTGGAACAGTTCGCAGCTTTATTGCAGCGGGGACAACAAATAACCTACTCACTGAATAAGAAAATGCTGATAAAGAAACACCCCAGGCGAGTATTATCGCATGAGCGGAAATACCATATTACAGCTGAGCCGATAAGCCTTACCTTGGTCCTAGGGGAGTACGAGATTCGCCTAAATACCGAAGGTGTCTTCAGCGATCTCTTCCCAACAGTATTCAGGACTAATGCCATCACGGTCGAAAGGCTTTCGAGAAATGGCAACGAAATTATTTTACGCTGTCAGGACGTTTCTCTCATCACCTCCAGATCAAGAGTTCAGCTGAACTATCACGACGAATCCCTGGAGGAATCTTTACTGACTAGTAGGTTTGTCTGTaagattgatgatgtcATTATCAAAGTAGCGCATGATAAACTGAACCGGTTGATTGTGGACACAGAGAAGATAGGAGAGATAtttggaaaaattcaacaTGAAAGTGGAGagaaggtcaagaaagagcacATGAAAAGAAGCGTCAGGATACTTCAGTCCTCCAACATTATGTATAAAAACACTGAACTGGCAATTTTTGCATTGGTTGTCAATAAACTAACAGCCGAGGTAAGGCAGTTTCTGAACCAAGATTTCGGTAGCTTAGCTATCAATATCGATTCCATAATGTCAGCAGTTACCGAGGATGGCAATACAACTGCATTTTGTAAACGAATAGAATGCAATAGGTTGGCGCCCGACATAAACGAAAATGTCATAAAACCCATAAAATTGAGCGATGCAGATTCGCCTTTGGTATATGTTTGTAGAAAGAGTGGTGGCAAGTTGAAAGTGACGCTGACAAATTTAGCATTCACTTATTACGCTCGATGGTTagatatcttcaaagcgACGACCAAGAACAATAGCAGTCAAAGCAAACAAGGAGAAAGCAGAAACGATGAACAGCTGGAAGTGAAAGTCCTTGACTCATCATTGATTTTAAGACCATATAGGCTGAATGCAGCTTTGGCTCTGGTCATTGATCAACTTTTGTGTACGGGCAAATCTCCTTTTGATCATATTAAATGCACACTGAAGAGTGGATCACTgttgctcatcgatgacTTCTCAAGTGTTAAAACCCTGGAAGATAGGCATTGGCCGTCACTCCCTGCATTCTATGCGCGTCAGGGATTCTCCGCTATCGGTCGCTACGAATTAATGAGCGCCAGGATtaattcttcaaagcccGCTATCTCTCTGAAGCTAAAATGTCATAATATTGTTGCTTCCCTCTGTGCCGATTCTGCGCACACTTTGACTCAAGTTTGCATTGATCTTAAGTATCCCCTAACTTTCCCCGATGATCAAAAGTACAATTACAGCCGAGACCAATCGATTGATACTTTTAAAGACATTGATCtaaacttcttcaattcgTCGCATATCAGACAAGAAGTCGACTCTTACAACAGaggcgaagaagagcttaTTCACATCAATGATGATTGGGAGACAAACGAGCCTTCTTTGAACGACTCGCTATCAGACGCCACTAATCAAACGGTGGATGTACAGGAGGCCTATTTGGATGTTGTGCAGGAGCTCAGAACCACTGCAGCTCACGAGAACCAAAAACCGATAGATCTGAATTTAGAGTTGGAAATCGATAAGATAATGATAAAACTGTTTGATGGCTATGACTGGAAGTTTACCAGGAAATCAATATCTCGGACGATCGATCGAGTCGATCAACAAATGAAAGCATGGAGCGCTGAACCCAATTCGACAAATCAGATGTCGATGACTATCTTTGACTCGATTTATGTTTCGGCTAACGCCTCCGACACTGTTGACCTACAGAAAAGAGTAAATGACGAAATACAAGGCGAGGACAAGTCACCTATATATGTGAGAAAAGCCAACCTTCATCCTTCTCGTCATTATAAGGCAGCAGTCCAATTAGACAACCTGCGGCTGGTTTTTAAAGCTTATGATATAAGCGATTCAGATTCCAATACAGATACTTCTGCTGAGCAGGTGAATGAAGCTGTCCTAACCATCCATAGATTTGATATTATTGACAATGTCCCCACATCTACGTGGAAAAAATTTCTAACCTTGCTTCGACATGAGCAATGGCCGCTGGATCGGCCCATGGTACGTCTGGATCTTGCCACATATCGTCCTATGAGCTATTTGATGGCAACTGAATTAACTTTAGGTGTTGAATTTGCACCATTGCGCCTGCATATTGATCAGGACGCACTTGATTTTTTGATAAAATTTGGAGAGTTTAAAGATAGTAGGTTTGAATTGATCGATGAGTACCCTGATATTGCTTTTATTCAAAAATTCACGACCAATTCCGTGAAGCTGAAACTGGATTACAAGCCAAAGAAAGTAGATTACTCAGGTCTAAGATCGGGACATGCTAGTGAATTAATGAATTTTTTTATTCTCGATGGATCAAACATCACGCTCAAGGGAATCGTTCTTTATGGTATAAACGGGTTCACTGAACTAAATGCTGCTTTAAAGGCAGTATGGACACCTGATATTACTTCAAGACAGATACCCGGCGTCTTGGAAGGCTTTGCCCCGATAAAGTCTATTCTAGCGCTTGGATCTGGAGTAAAAGCGCTTGTGGGCAGCCCGGCGACGCATTCTATCGAAGATGGGCCGGCAAAAGGCGGTCTAAAGAAGGGCTGCAATGTTTTTGTCAGAACAGCGACCGGAGACTTTGTTCGGCTTGGTGCAAAATTAGCTGCTGGGACACAAACGGTGCTGGAAAATGCTGAACAGATGCTAGGAGGTGATGGATCAAATGGTAGGATGTACAAGTTCGATGAACCAGCATTGGACATGAACAGTCTGCTGGAAGAAGACCAACTGGTCGGCGGAAGCAACCCACAAGTCAAGGGCCGCAGGCCTGCGGCCTTAGTCATAGATCCCTCGGCGGGTGACGAAGGCGAGCCCAAAATAGTCAGCCTGTATGCGGACCAGCCCCTCGACATCCACATGGGTCTCGAGGAAGCATATCACTCTCTGGAGAAGCATATGCATCTCGTCTACGACGTCGTGTGGAGGACCAAAGGCGAACtaagagaaagagatgcCGGTGCTGCCGCAGCTGCCGTCTCAGTTGCCAAAGTCGCTCCTGTGGCCATAATACGGCCTCTCATCGGAGCCACAGAGGCTGTCGCAAAGGCACTACAAGGAATCTCCAACCACTTTGACAAGGAGCAGATTGACGATATCAACGATAAGTACAAGTCTATAAAACTAAAGAAGTGA